A window of Eubacteriaceae bacterium ES3 contains these coding sequences:
- the rplV gene encoding 50S ribosomal protein L22 produces MEARATAKYVRVSSRKAKLVADLIRGKSIGEALSILALTPNKAAGVIDKVVKSALANAENNHNMNPENLYVDQIFANQGPTMKRFRAGAQGRASVIRKRTSHITAVLKEKE; encoded by the coding sequence ATGGAAGCTAGAGCAACAGCTAAATATGTGCGTGTTTCATCCAGAAAGGCTAAGTTAGTGGCTGATTTAATCAGAGGAAAAAGTATTGGAGAAGCATTAAGCATTTTGGCATTAACACCTAATAAAGCAGCGGGCGTGATTGACAAAGTCGTCAAGTCGGCTTTGGCAAATGCTGAAAATAATCATAATATGAACCCTGAAAATCTGTATGTAGATCAGATTTTTGCTAATCAGGGTCCGACAATGAAGCGATTTAGAGCGGGTGCACAGGGACGTGCCAGCGTTATTCGTAAAAGAACGTCTCATATTACAGCCGTATTGAAAGAAAAAGAGTAA
- the rpsC gene encoding 30S ribosomal protein S3 — translation MGQKVNAHGLRVGVIKDWNAKWFANDKDFADYLIEDNQVRKYIKKSQFQAGISKIVIERFGNKVRVHIYTAKPGMIIGRGGAGIDALRLELEKMTKKTVFINIVEVKNIDMDAQLIAENIASQLERRISFRRAMKQCMQRTMRAGAKGIKTAVAGRLNGAEMARSEHYAQGNVPMQTLRADISYGFAEADTTYGKLGVKVWVNKGEILTGREDILAVATEEEAKPKKNTRKKAPTNRTEN, via the coding sequence TTGGGTCAAAAAGTCAATGCTCATGGGTTAAGAGTCGGCGTCATCAAGGACTGGAATGCAAAATGGTTTGCTAATGACAAGGATTTTGCAGATTATCTGATCGAAGATAATCAGGTTCGCAAATATATTAAAAAAAGCCAGTTTCAGGCTGGGATTTCTAAAATTGTTATTGAACGATTTGGGAACAAAGTTCGAGTTCATATTTATACAGCTAAGCCAGGGATGATTATTGGTCGGGGCGGTGCTGGTATCGACGCACTGCGACTGGAACTGGAAAAAATGACAAAGAAAACAGTGTTTATCAATATTGTTGAAGTTAAAAACATCGATATGGATGCACAGTTAATTGCAGAAAATATTGCTTCACAGCTGGAAAGACGAATCTCTTTCAGAAGAGCGATGAAACAGTGTATGCAGCGAACAATGCGTGCAGGCGCTAAAGGAATCAAAACAGCTGTAGCAGGACGATTAAACGGAGCTGAAATGGCGCGAAGTGAGCATTACGCACAGGGGAATGTGCCAATGCAGACACTAAGAGCAGATATCAGTTATGGATTTGCCGAAGCTGACACTACCTACGGAAAGTTGGGTGTTAAAGTCTGGGTAAATAAAGGAGAAATTTTAACAGGCCGTGAAGACATTCTGGCAGTTGCGACTGAAGAAGAAGCAAAACCAAAGAAAAACACACGAAAAAAAGCTCCTACTAACCGAACTGAAAACTAG